DNA from Chitinophaga pendula:
GAGGTCTAGTTTTTTGCGCAGGCGGTATCTGACTACGCGTAAGCTATCGGGAGAGATGCCTAATAAGGTGGCCATGTCTGCTGAGCTGATATTCATTTTTAACAATGAGATGAGGCGGAGGTCGTTGGAGGTAAGATTATCACAACGCAGGCGAAGATTGTCATAAAATGACTGATGTACCTGTTCGAAGATCTGTCTGAATTCGTCCCAATGTTGGTCGTGGTTAAAATTCTGATTGATCTGTTGGAGTATCTGGCGGAGTTGTTTTTTCTGGTCGCGGCGTTCGTCTTTTATCATGACTTCTACCTGGCCGCGGAGTGTTTCCAGGAGTTGATTTTTCTGTATGATGTGGAGGGTATGGGTACTGAGTTCTTTACTTTTTACTTCCAGTTCGCCTTTGAGCTGGGCTTCCTGGAGTATTTTATGTTGGAGGGCGGTTTCTTTGAGGGCTTTTTCTGTTTCGTATAGGTCTTTATGTTGTCTGCTAAGCAGTTGTTCATTTTTAATTTTCAGGCGTTGGCGGCTGATGACGAGCCAGCCTAGTATTATTAATAGCAGTATCCCTACAATGGAGGCGTAGGTGATGAGGCGGTTGATATCGCGGGCATACTGGAGTTTTTCGATCTCGTTATTTTTCTTTTCGATATCGTAGATGGTTTGCAGGAGGGCGAGTTGTTTGCCATTACCGGCGGAGTAGATATTGAGCAGGTAATTGCGGCTTAGTTCGAGGTAGTGGTAGGCGCTATCGCTGTTGCCTAGCAGGTAAAAGGCTTTGCCCATATCCCGGTAGGCGCTGCAGAGCTGGTATTGTTCTTTTCTTTCGAAGGCCATGGCGGCTGCCTGCCGGCTTAACTGCAGGCCATCATGGTAGCGGCCGGTTTTTCTCAGTATATCTCCCAGGTTGTTGATGATCTCTATTTGTGCTGTTTCATCTTTGGTTTGTTTATTGAGTGCGAGGGCGAGGTTGAAGTTGGCGAATGCGGAGTCGTATTGTTCGAGGTCTTCGAAGATGCTGCCGATGTTCTCATATATTTTGGCCATGCCTTCCTGGTCGTTCAGCTGTTTATAGTGGGAGAGGGCGATGCGCTGGTAGAGGAAGGCGCTGTCGTGTTGTTGTTCTTTTTCGTAGAGGTGGCCGATCTTACCGTAGGTGGTGGCGATGCCAGCGGGATCGTTGATCTTGCGGTAGATGCGCATGGCCTCTTCGTATTCTTTTTTGGCGGCAGCAGGTTGTCTGTTATAATAATATAACATGCCTATGTCGTTGGTACAGGCGGCCAGTTGTGACCAGGAGGAACGCTGGCGAAATAGCTTCCCGGCTTGTAGCAGGTAGTCGAGTGCCTGGGGGTAGTGCCCCAGGTGGAAACATATGATGCCCATACGTTGCAGGTAGCCCGCTGCTTTCACCGGTTGATTGGCTTCGAGTGCCAGGTTACAGCTGTCTTTTAATACCAGGAAGCTGCTGTTGGTACTATTTTCTGCCGGGATCGTATGTACCGGTAACTGTTCTGCTGACTGTTGCAGCTGTGATTGTGCTTTAGCAGATGCGCCAGCGAAAAGCAGGCTACTTAATAAAATATAAATATGCGGTAGTAAAAAAAATGTTGTCCTCATCTGTCTAAACTATTTGCCCTGCGTCCCCGGCAGGGTACCCTTCTGGCGGCAAAGGAAGGGCTTTAATATTATGTAATTGTTAAGCCCGCCATGGGATGGCATTGTAGAAAGGGGCCGCTGCTTGTCAGCGGGAAGAATGAAATGTCCTATCTTAACGTCATGAAGATCAGCGTAACAGCACAAATTTTATTGGAAAGCATTGGCCAGGAACATGCAGCTGCCATTTTTGAACTGGTGAAAGCCAATAAGCAGCAACTGGGAGAGTGGCTGCCATGGGTAGGGAGGATGACGACGGTGACTCATTTTGAAACTTTTGTGGTAGCATCGATGAAGCGTGCAGAGCTGGGAGAGGAGCTGTCTTGTATCATCCGGGTAGGAGATGCGGTAGCCGGGCGGATCGGGTTATATAATATTGACGGGTATAACCGGATTGCAGATATCGGTTATTGGCTGGGGACCGCTTACCAGGGGCAGGGCGTTGTAACACTCGCCTGTGAGGAGTTGTTACGTTATGCTTTTGAGGTGTTACATCTGAACCGGATACAGATCAAGTGTGGTACGTTGAATGAAAAGAGCCAGGCTGTTCCTGAGCGCTTACATTTTACCAAGGAGGGGATTATCCGTCAGGGCGAGTATGTCAACAATCGATTTATAGATCTGTATTTGTATGCGATGGTACGGGAAGAGTGGCTAAAGAATAACAATAAGTAATTATATAATAGATACAAAGACGTTATCTTTATGCCCACAAATTGAAACCCAAAAAGAACCATGAAAACGAAATCCCACTTGTTACACCCGGTATTATTATGCCTGCTGTTACTTTGTTCTTCTTATGCCATGTCACAAACCGCGAAAGCAAAAGAAGATATTATTTACATGTTGAGCGGAGAAGAAAAACACGGTAAGATCCTTGAAGTCGGCACTGATACTTATAAGTTTGTGCACGCCAACGAGACATTAGTGTATACGTTAAAAAGGAATGACATTAGCAAGATCAGCTTTGCCAGCGGCCGTACGGAAGTGATCAATGCGCAGAGTAAGACTAAAGATGAGGTGATCGCGACCCAGGCGATAGACCCTAACCTGGTGGCCATATTGCCATTCAAGTACCGTAGCCTGAATGAGGGCCCCTCGCAAGGTCAGGGTACAGGACAGAAGCTGCAGGATGATGCGTATAACTACATGACAAAAAAGGCGCGGATATTCAAATTCCAGGATCCGCAGACGACGAATGCATTATTATACCGGAATGGTGTTGACGGAAACACGCTTAGCGGTTATACGTACGATGAGTTGTGTAAGATACTCGGTGTAGGGTATATTATACACGGAGGATTATCGCGCAGCAGTAAAGATGAGGTACAGACGATCCAGAATAAGTCTACCGAAGTAGAAGATAACAAGCGTAATCAGACGAATATGACCAACACGACGGTGGAGAGAAAATATGAAAACCAGGTAGCGATCAATATTTACAATCAGCGTAATGAGCGTATCTATACCAATCAGCGTACGGCGTTCTTTTCATCAGAGGA
Protein-coding regions in this window:
- a CDS encoding tetratricopeptide repeat protein, yielding MRTTFFLLPHIYILLSSLLFAGASAKAQSQLQQSAEQLPVHTIPAENSTNSSFLVLKDSCNLALEANQPVKAAGYLQRMGIICFHLGHYPQALDYLLQAGKLFRQRSSWSQLAACTNDIGMLYYYNRQPAAAKKEYEEAMRIYRKINDPAGIATTYGKIGHLYEKEQQHDSAFLYQRIALSHYKQLNDQEGMAKIYENIGSIFEDLEQYDSAFANFNLALALNKQTKDETAQIEIINNLGDILRKTGRYHDGLQLSRQAAAMAFERKEQYQLCSAYRDMGKAFYLLGNSDSAYHYLELSRNYLLNIYSAGNGKQLALLQTIYDIEKKNNEIEKLQYARDINRLITYASIVGILLLIILGWLVISRQRLKIKNEQLLSRQHKDLYETEKALKETALQHKILQEAQLKGELEVKSKELSTHTLHIIQKNQLLETLRGQVEVMIKDERRDQKKQLRQILQQINQNFNHDQHWDEFRQIFEQVHQSFYDNLRLRCDNLTSNDLRLISLLKMNISSADMATLLGISPDSLRVVRYRLRKKLDLKQGDSLSAFIQSL
- a CDS encoding GNAT family N-acetyltransferase yields the protein MGWHCRKGPLLVSGKNEMSYLNVMKISVTAQILLESIGQEHAAAIFELVKANKQQLGEWLPWVGRMTTVTHFETFVVASMKRAELGEELSCIIRVGDAVAGRIGLYNIDGYNRIADIGYWLGTAYQGQGVVTLACEELLRYAFEVLHLNRIQIKCGTLNEKSQAVPERLHFTKEGIIRQGEYVNNRFIDLYLYAMVREEWLKNNNK